One Lacunisphaera limnophila DNA window includes the following coding sequences:
- a CDS encoding acyl-CoA thioesterase, producing the protein MIESRSQITVRYAETDMMGIVYHGNYLPWFEVGRTTLLKECGFPYRELESQGYLLPVIELGVKYQRPALYDDTLTIITRLKERPSLRIHLEYEVRRGDELLVTGFTTHVFINKAGEPVRPPATLVARMQELFAP; encoded by the coding sequence ATGATCGAATCCCGCTCCCAGATCACCGTCCGCTACGCCGAAACCGACATGATGGGCATCGTTTACCACGGCAATTACCTGCCGTGGTTCGAGGTCGGCCGCACCACCCTGCTCAAGGAATGCGGCTTCCCCTACCGCGAGCTCGAGTCCCAGGGCTACCTGCTGCCCGTGATCGAGCTCGGCGTGAAATACCAGCGCCCCGCCCTCTACGACGACACGCTCACCATCATCACCCGGCTCAAGGAGCGCCCTTCGCTCCGGATCCATCTCGAGTATGAAGTCCGCCGCGGCGACGAGCTGCTCGTCACCGGTTTCACCACCCACGTCTTCATCAACAAGGCCGGTGAACCCGTCCGCCCTCCCGCCACCCTGGTCGCGCGGATGCAGGAACTGTTCGCCCCGTAG
- a CDS encoding shikimate kinase: MDSNLYLVGFMGTGKSTVGRLVARQTGFAFLDSDHEIERQQGKPVTQIFAELGEPAFRAMEREFIERGHPAKRCVVSCGGGLVVTPGMLPVLRARGVVICLHAPIETILERTRHATHRPLLTVDNPEQRLRDLYAQREEIYRRSGTMVLTDKRPLREIAAHVLRIYRQEAGPAGK; encoded by the coding sequence CACCGGCAAAAGCACCGTCGGCCGGCTGGTGGCGCGGCAGACCGGTTTCGCCTTCCTGGACAGCGACCACGAGATCGAGCGGCAACAGGGCAAGCCGGTGACGCAGATCTTCGCAGAGTTGGGCGAGCCGGCCTTCCGGGCGATGGAGCGGGAATTCATCGAGCGCGGCCATCCGGCGAAACGGTGCGTGGTTTCGTGCGGCGGCGGACTCGTGGTGACGCCGGGGATGTTGCCGGTCCTCCGGGCCCGCGGGGTGGTCATCTGCCTGCATGCCCCGATCGAGACGATTTTGGAGCGCACGCGACATGCCACGCACCGGCCCCTGCTGACGGTGGATAATCCGGAACAACGCCTGCGCGATCTCTACGCCCAGCGGGAGGAAATCTACCGGCGCAGCGGCACGATGGTGCTGACGGACAAGCGGCCCCTGCGGGAGATCGCCGCGCATGTGCTGCGAATTTACCGGCAGGAAGCGGGGCCGGCGGGCAAATGA
- the queG gene encoding tRNA epoxyqueuosine(34) reductase QueG, translated as MNSGAGRRMEGLPREALRERLHGLGFDEVRFARAGREAGAGLRDWLGAGHHADMAWMERTAEKRGAADLVLPGVKTVVMLGVNYGPGAAENGSPGAEDRPRWAQYALYEDYHDTIEPALAAAGRVLEEELGLVAADNRPYVDTGPVLERGWAARSGLGFRGKNAMLISRTHGNWLFLACILTRGDIAPDEPLRPAAERPGKEEPAGLLCGKCTRCLDACPTQAFPAPGVVDARRCISYHTIENKGIIPRELRAGIGTRIYGCDVCLEVCPWNRFAAEGRRLLLSARGDIAELALAEILALSPARYAEVFRRTPIKRLKLTGLLRNACVVAGNTGDRALLPALVALAGHESAVVRAHAVWAVQKIAGNGADGLLAAARAGETDAGVLAEYAAGA; from the coding sequence ATGAACAGCGGGGCCGGCCGGCGGATGGAGGGGTTGCCGCGTGAGGCGCTGCGCGAACGGTTGCATGGCTTGGGGTTTGACGAGGTGCGTTTTGCCCGGGCCGGCCGGGAGGCCGGAGCCGGTCTGCGCGACTGGTTAGGGGCGGGGCACCACGCCGACATGGCCTGGATGGAACGCACGGCGGAGAAGCGCGGCGCGGCTGACTTGGTGCTCCCGGGGGTGAAGACCGTCGTCATGCTGGGGGTCAATTACGGACCGGGGGCGGCGGAGAACGGAAGTCCGGGTGCGGAAGACAGGCCCCGGTGGGCACAGTATGCGTTGTATGAGGATTATCATGACACGATCGAACCGGCGCTGGCCGCGGCGGGCCGGGTATTGGAGGAGGAACTGGGCCTGGTGGCGGCGGATAACCGACCGTATGTGGACACCGGCCCGGTGCTGGAGCGCGGGTGGGCGGCGCGGAGCGGGCTCGGGTTCCGGGGCAAGAACGCGATGCTGATCTCGCGCACGCATGGCAACTGGCTGTTCCTGGCCTGCATCCTGACGCGGGGCGATATCGCCCCCGACGAACCCCTGCGGCCGGCGGCGGAGCGCCCCGGGAAGGAGGAGCCGGCGGGTTTGCTTTGTGGCAAATGCACGCGGTGCCTTGACGCGTGTCCGACCCAGGCGTTCCCGGCCCCCGGGGTGGTCGATGCGCGGCGCTGCATTTCCTACCACACGATCGAGAACAAGGGCATCATCCCACGGGAGCTGCGGGCGGGCATCGGCACGCGGATCTACGGGTGCGATGTTTGCCTCGAGGTCTGTCCGTGGAACCGGTTTGCCGCCGAGGGGCGGCGGCTGCTGTTGTCCGCGCGGGGTGACATCGCGGAGCTCGCGCTGGCGGAGATCCTCGCGCTGAGCCCGGCGCGCTATGCGGAGGTGTTCCGGCGCACGCCGATCAAGCGGTTGAAGCTGACCGGGCTGCTGCGCAACGCCTGTGTGGTGGCGGGCAACACCGGCGACCGCGCGCTGTTGCCGGCACTGGTGGCGCTGGCCGGGCATGAGTCCGCGGTGGTGCGGGCGCATGCGGTGTGGGCCGTGCAGAAAATCGCGGGAAACGGGGCGGACGGCCTGCTGGCCGCCGCGCGGGCCGGGGAGACGGACGCGGGCGTACTGGCGGAATACGCGGCCGGGGCTTAG